In Nymphaea colorata isolate Beijing-Zhang1983 chromosome 5, ASM883128v2, whole genome shotgun sequence, one genomic interval encodes:
- the LOC116254949 gene encoding mediator of RNA polymerase II transcription subunit 15a-like isoform X7 — translation MLLQQPDYVRKITLKLLPMESKSSNTNPLATNSAAGIQNSQDPAPHSVQQVRNQGPPLPISLPGQAQARQPMLSQNVQNPVASGNVQITSNMSAALPSITGTGTSLPSAVSQGSTLPSMSGIPQNSVNSSMGQGVPQHMFSNAQRQLQARQQSQQVASQQHQQQPQNQQFYHQQLQQQMSKSKMQQQGNIQSSLLQQSHMQQHQPLLQPNQMQPSQPLMQTTQQPSLQSSQVALQQPQASVMQTTQQSGLQHSQQQSLPQSVSPVIQQHQQSMFRHQQSQQSSVQQHPSVIHQHQPQTNQASVLPSQQQQQLMGQTNSSGVQQNQMLGQQNTVPDLQQQQQRMFSQQNLANMQQQQQQQQQQQQQQQQQQQQQQQQQLLGQHGNIPTMHQQSQQLGQQGSISGLQQHPQLLGSQSGTSNLQQHSHPIHQILQHSKSTIQHQQPQQASSTLLQQQAQQSQTQPLQQQMMPQIQNQPTQLQQQIPLQQQPNNLQRELQKRVQTSGGLLQQPGVVDQQKPQFQSQRVLPEASSAPMETTPQAVHATTIDWQEEVYQKIKALKDLYFDELNDLYQKLTLKCQQQDALSQTQMQSDQIDKLRNYRNVLKTTLTYLTIPKNGISPGFKDKIGSFERQILYILNMFKARKPTQNQQGQQQQLPPPSGGQSLSVQQQQQQLPPPSGSQSLSLQQQQHQPQPQISQLQHNDSHANQLHSVNLQNSLNSMQSSTMTTMQHGSMPLGQNAGIPTSQQNMRNVLQSGSHMDPTQANNLGTLQPNTVSSLSQGGGGTLQQNTVNASQQSALGSLPQSSMNAMQQTNVNTQTNANMLQHQQQLKQMQQRHMQQHIIQQQHKQQIMQQTQLQQQYQQQQLHMHQKQQQSAQLQAHQMTQLHQMNDVSELKVKHGVGLKAGLLQQQQQQHSMGQRAAFQQLKTGTSFSVSSPQLLQTASPQISQHSSPQVDPQSLLTVTSAPKVGTPMQAANSPFVVPSPSTPFSHSPLPADTEKPGTSPLSNTGNTVNQQSTALSAQAQSLAIGTPGISPSPLLAEFTTQDGNLGATAALGPSGKSSTNERPFDRLIKAVSSVSSKAFTSSINDITAVMNLTDRMVGSAPGNGARTAVGEDLAATTRCRIQARSLVAQDGNAASRKMKRSTSAMPLNVVSSAGSINNSLSLLTSVESSELESTATSRVKRQKAEVNQILLDEIKDINEKLIDTIIDVSDEDSDLSSATAEGSGGIVIKCSYNAVALSQNMKSQYALAQISPILPLKLLVPSNYPKTSPILLDIRPVDVSMEGEDLSAKAKAKFSLSVRGLPQPMTLGDIARTWDACARKVMEEYAQQTGGGSFSSRYGAWENCVSA, via the exons CACCACATAGTGTGCAGCAAGTGCGGAATCAGGGACCACCTTTGCCTATTTCCTTACCTGGTCAGGCTCAAGCAAGGCAGCCGATGTTGTCCCAGAATGTTCAAAATCCTGTTGCATctggaaatgtacaaattacTTCAAATATGTCTGCTGCATTGCCTTCTATTACAGGAACAGGGACCAGTCTACCCAGTGCTGTGAGCCAGGGTTCTACTTTACCAAGTATGTCTGGTATTCCTCAGAATTCTGTAAATAGTTCTATGGGGCAGGGTGTTCCACAGCACATGTTTTCAAATGCTCAAAGGCAACTCCAAGCAAGGCAGCAGTCACAACAGGTTGCCTCTCAACAGCATCAGCAACAACCACAAAATCAACAATTTTATCATCAGCAGCTACAGCAACAAATGTCGAAATCGAAAATGCAACAACAGGGAAATATCCAGTCATCACTCTTGCAACAGTCACACATGCAACAACATCAACCACTATTGCAACCAAACCAGATGCAACCTTCGCAACCCCTTATGCAGACAACTCAACAGCCTTCTCTTCAGTCAAGCCAGGTAGCTCTTCAGCAACCACAAGCTTCTGTGATGCAGACAACTCAACAGTCTGGCCTGCAACATAGTCAGCAACAATCGTTGCCGCAGTCTGTTTCACCAGTCATTCAGCAACATCAGCAGTCAATGTTCAGACATCAGCAATCACAGCAATCTTCTGTACAGCAACATCCATCTGTAATTCATCAGCATCAGCCTCAAACGAACCAGGCATCTGTGCTGCCAtcacagcagcagcagcaattgATGGGTCAAACAAATTCTTCAGGCGTACAGCAAAATCAGATGCTGGGACAGCAAAATACTGTGCCAGATttgcagcagcaacagcagagGATGTTCAGTCAGCAGAACCTTGCAAAcatgcagcagcagcaacaacaacaacaacaacagcagcaacaacaacaacaacaacaacaacaacaacaacaacaacagttGCTGGGTCAGCATGGTAATATCCCAACCATGCATCAGCAGTCACAGCAATTAGGCCAACAAGGTAGTATTTCAGGGCTTCAGCAACATCCACAATTACTGGGGTCACAGTCCGGCACTTCTAACCTGCAGCAACACTCGCATCCAATTCATCAGATTCTTCAACATTCTAAGTCTACTATTCAGCATCAACAACCTCAGCAGGCTTCCTCAACATTGCTGCAACAGCAGGCTCAGCAGTCACAGACACAACCATTGCAGCAGCAAATGATGCCCCAGATCCAAAATCAGCCTACGCAATTGCAACAGCAGATCCCATTGCAGCAACAACCAAACAATTTACAGAGGGAGCTCCAGAAAAGAGTTCAAACATCAGGTGGCCTATTGCAACAACCAGGTGTAGTTGACCAGCAGAAACCACAGTTTCAGTCACAAAGAGTGTTGCCAGAAGCTTCGTCAG CACCAATGGAAACAACACCTCAGGCAGTGCATGCGACCACAATTGATTGGCAGGAGGAGGTATATCAGAAG ATAAAAGCTTTGAAAGATTTGTACTTTGATGAGCTTAATGATCTATATCAAAAGCTTACCCTAAAATGCCAACAG CAAGATGCTCTTAGCCAGACGCAGATGCAATCAGATCAAATAGATAAGCTGCGGAATTACAGGAATGTACTAAAGACCACTTTAACATATTTGACCATTCCaaaaaatggtatttcaccaGGTTTCAAAGACAAGATAGGCTCGTTTGAGAGGCAGATTCTGTATATCCTTAATATGTTTAAGGCCAGGAAACCTACTCAAAATCAGCAAGGGCAACAGCAGCAGCTTCCACCCCCATCTGGTGGTCAGTCACTATCTgtgcagcagcaacagcagcagcttCCACCACCATCTGGTAGCCAGTCGCTATCcttgcagcagcagcagcaccaaCCACAACCTCAAATCTCCCAGCTACAACACAATGACAGTCATGCTAACCAGTTGCATTCTGTGAATCTACAGAACTCATTAAATTCAATGCAGTCAAGCACTATGACAACCATGCAGCATGGATCCATGCCTTTAGGACAGAATGCTGGGATTCCAACTTCGCAACAGAACATGCGGAATGTGCTGCAATCTGGGTCACATATGGACCCAACGCAAGCAAATAATTTAGGTACCCTGCAACCAAATACAGTGAGTTCTCTTTCACAAGGTGGTGGAGGAACTTTGCAGCAAAATACTGTTAATGCATCTCAACAATCTGCATTGGGTTCCTTGCCACAAAGTAGTATGAATGCCATGCAGCAAACCAATGTTAATACTCAAACAAATGCTAATATGCTACAGCACCAGCAACAGCTTAAGCAAATGCAACAGCGCCATATGCAGCAGCATATTATACAGCAGCAACATAAGCAACAGATTATGCAGCAGACACAGTTGCAGCAGCAATATCAACAACAACAATTACACATGCATCAAAAGCAACAGCAGTCTGCACAACTTCAGGCTCATCAAATGACACAACTTCATCAGATGAATGATGTCAGTGAGCTGAAAGTAAAACATGGGGTTGGTCTTAAAGCTGGActgctgcagcagcagcagcagcagcactcaATGGGTCAGCGTGCAGCATTTCAACAACTTAAGACGGGAACatcattttcagtttcttctcctCAATTACTTCAGACTGCTTCGCCACAGATCTCCCAACATTCTTCACCACAGGTGGATCCACAAAGTTTGCTGACAGTAACATCTGCTCCAAAAGTTGGTACCCCTATGCAAGCCGCTAATTCACCTTTTGTTGTTCCTTCACCCTCCACTCCTTTCTCCCACTCACCTTTACCAGCTGACACTGAAAAGCCTGGAACTTCACCCCTTTCAAACACAGGAAACACTGTGAACCAACAGTCAACTGCTCTATCAGCTCAGGCACAATCTCTTGCAATTGGTACACCTGGAATATCACCCTCGCCTTTGCTTGCAGAATTTACTACTCAGGATGGAAATCTGGGTGCCACTGCAGCGTTAGGTCCAAGTGGCAAATCAAGCACAAATGAGCGGCCCTTTGATCGGTTGATCAAAGCA GTATCATCTGTGTCATCCAAAGCTTTCACATCATCTATCAATGACATAACTGCTGTCATGAATTTGACTGATCGGATGGTAGGATCAGCACCTGGAAATGGAGCTAGGACTGCTGTTGGAGAGGATTTAGCGGCTACAACTAGATGTCGCATTCAAGCAAGGAGTTTGGTTGCACAAGATGGAAATGCTGCATCAAGGAAGATGAAGCGGAGCACAAGTGCAATGCCACTGAATGTTGTGTCATCGGCTGGAAGCATAAACAACAGTCTTTCTCTGCTTACTAGTGTAGAATCATCTGAATTGGAGTCAACTGCGACATCAAGAGTGAAGAGACAAAAAGCTGAG GTTAATCAGATTCTGCTCGATGAAATTAAggatataaatgagaaacttaTTGACACCATCATTGATGTAAGTGATGAAGATAGTGACTTGTCATCTGCCACTGCTGAAGGAAGTGGTGGGATCGTTATCAAGTGCTCCTATAATGCAGTTGCTCTCAGTCAAAATATGAAATCTCAATATGCACTGGCACAAATT TCACCAATTTTACCGTTGAAGTTGCTTGTTCCTTCAAACTACCCCAAGACTTCTCCCATCCTGCTTGACATTCGACCAGTTGATGTGAG TATGGAAGGCGAAGATCTGTCTGCAAAGGCCAAAGCAAAGTTCAGTCTGTCAGTTCGAGGCCTTCCACAACCTATGACTTTGGGAGACATAGCAAGAACATGGGATGCTTGTGCACGCAAGGTAATGGAGGAGTACGCGCAGCAGACTGGTGGTGGCAGCTTCAGCTCAAGATACGGAGCTTGGGAGAACTGTGTGAGTGCATGA